CAGCACAACCGCGCCAAGCTGCCCGACCCCGCCAAGCCCGACAGCCTGCGTCCGGGCACCGTGATTGACCTGCCCGCCCTCGCCAGCACCCAGTGAACGCCGCCACGTTCGCTACCGCACTGCGACCCCGACCGCTCGGGGTCGCGGTGCGCTGGGGGCCACTTGCCCCGCGCTGCCGCTCCCGCTATGATCGTGAGTGTCGGCCCTCTGGGACCTGCGGACCCTCTCGATGAACATCGTTCGCGGCCTCTACGCCCCCCTCCCTCCGCTCGTCGCACCCGTGGTTACATTGGGAGCCTTCGACGGCGTTCACAGGGGGCACCAGCGCATCCTGGATGAAACGGTCTCGTGGGCAGCCGACCTCGGCGGCCATTCGGTGGTCCTGACCTTCGACCCCCTGCCCAAGGCCGTCATCGGGCCCGAGGGCGCTCTGTGCATCACCTCACTGGAACACCGGCTCGCGCTCCTCGGGCGTCGCGGCCTCGACCTCGCCGTGGTGCTGCCCTTCGACAGCGCCGTGGCCCAGATGCCCGCCGAGCAGTTCCTCCGTGACCTGCTCCTGGGCTGGCTCGGCACACGGCATATCGTCTTCGGGCTCGACTCGACCTTTGGCCGTGGCGCCGAGGGCAACCTGGAACTCCTTCGGCATTTCGAGGCCCGGGGGCTGCTCTCGGTTCGCTCGCCGGCCCCTGTGCTTTACCAGGGCCAGGTC
This genomic stretch from Planctomycetota bacterium harbors:
- the ribF gene encoding riboflavin biosynthesis protein RibF, producing the protein MSALWDLRTLSMNIVRGLYAPLPPLVAPVVTLGAFDGVHRGHQRILDETVSWAADLGGHSVVLTFDPLPKAVIGPEGALCITSLEHRLALLGRRGLDLAVVLPFDSAVAQMPAEQFLRDLLLGWLGTRHIVFGLDSTFGRGAEGNLELLRHFEARGLLSVRSPAPVLYQGQVISSTAIRQAIASGDLARAEAMLGRPFSLLGTVVRGDRRGRQLGFPTANLDLHHEAIPPDGIYATLAFLDASPLPSLTYVGRRPTFARDDADTAIEVHLIGVQADLYGRDIEVRFIRRLRDDVRFPTPEALVAQMHADREAAIAACRQALNPGHAN